In a genomic window of Flavobacterium crassostreae:
- a CDS encoding DUF6646 family protein gives MKKIITLVLLCSAGLIHAQAFEGAGDSKINIGANLQKGGSGIQASADFGIGENFSYGFVGSYLLDVQEISVPTSVLPTEFKTEKPAFKDRFDAKFRINANLSSAINIDDRLDIYPGLSLGLKNFGGHLGSRYFFSDGFGVFTELGFPIAKYGTKNKLFDHLNNQFTFSIGASFNL, from the coding sequence ATGAAAAAAATCATTACTTTAGTATTACTTTGTAGCGCAGGTCTTATTCATGCTCAAGCTTTTGAAGGAGCTGGAGATTCTAAAATTAATATTGGAGCAAACCTTCAAAAAGGGGGTTCTGGAATTCAGGCCTCTGCTGATTTTGGTATTGGAGAAAATTTTTCTTACGGATTTGTGGGTAGTTATTTATTAGATGTGCAAGAAATTTCTGTACCTACTAGTGTACTCCCTACGGAATTTAAAACCGAAAAACCTGCTTTTAAAGATCGATTTGATGCTAAATTCAGAATTAATGCTAATTTAAGTAGCGCAATCAATATAGACGACAGATTAGACATCTATCCAGGATTAAGTTTAGGTTTGAAAAATTTTGGAGGACATCTTGGAAGTCGTTACTTTTTTAGTGATGGGTTTGGAGTCTTTACAGAACTTGGGTTTCCAATTGCTAAATATGGTACTAAAAACAAACTCTTTGATCATCTAAACAATCAATTTACATTTAGTATTGGAGCCTCTTTTAATCTATAA
- a CDS encoding metallophosphoesterase, translating into MRTLVIGDIHGGLRALHQIIQRAKVTPKDRLIFLGDYVDGWSQSPQVLDYLIQLNTTNHCVFIRGNHDELLLHWLKDNKDNLLWYKHGGEATVTAYQQVDKATKQLHIDFLLSLKDYHLDSKNRLFVHAGFTNMNGVSYEFFPKLFYWDRTLWETALALDTHIKPNDILYPKRLTLYTEVYIGHTPVTRIGKTQPVQRACVWNMDTGAAFQGPLTIMDIDTKEFWQSEPLHQLYFDEKGRN; encoded by the coding sequence ATGAGAACATTAGTTATAGGAGACATACACGGAGGCTTGCGTGCCCTACATCAAATTATCCAAAGAGCCAAAGTTACTCCAAAAGACCGCTTAATTTTTCTGGGAGATTATGTAGATGGCTGGAGCCAATCGCCACAAGTTCTGGATTATTTAATACAATTAAATACCACCAACCATTGCGTATTTATACGAGGCAACCATGACGAGTTGCTTTTGCATTGGTTAAAAGACAACAAAGACAACCTCTTGTGGTACAAACATGGTGGCGAAGCCACTGTTACGGCATACCAACAAGTAGACAAAGCCACCAAACAACTACATATAGATTTTTTACTTTCGTTAAAAGATTACCATTTAGATTCTAAAAATCGTCTGTTTGTTCATGCTGGTTTTACTAATATGAATGGGGTGAGTTATGAGTTTTTTCCTAAACTATTTTATTGGGACAGAACCCTATGGGAAACCGCCTTAGCACTAGACACCCACATTAAGCCAAACGATATTTTATACCCAAAACGATTAACACTCTACACCGAAGTGTATATTGGACACACTCCCGTAACCCGAATTGGCAAAACCCAGCCAGTCCAAAGAGCCTGCGTTTGGAATATGGATACTGGGGCAGCATTCCAAGGACCGCTAACTATTATGGATATTGACACTAAAGAATTTTGGCAAAGCGAACCTTTACACCAACTCTATTTTGACGAAAAAGGGAGAAATTAA
- a CDS encoding ATP-binding protein, whose amino-acid sequence MINKRLLVKNLLSHNDENSFYDKKRQLNLHTREGKAKFLKHICALSNSNPANNSYIVVGVEDQDNEIVGDDFFDDSRIQNLVNAYLENPPKIQYENVPFPNLPKDKVVGLVTIKPKNKTSFFKKGIHTIAANSVFVRRGSNTTPTEEHVEKNYQNIATVADIENNARNNIKHTLDGVFDFIQYKHKDMTPKYHVFKELFIICWAGIPKRVRQKTYLSRVDIELINEQVKLFYSAQDVVTIAYDEHSFTITEYVPLGLNDKTSYYPLEKKILFFYENGYYKIESQMLFQPPEFNKKMLLHIYNINLGLLLKLEKQTPLTEREYIDLENLPSTFMICYLNGFQDAKERLILAKPLLKPYKNIYLAFKEALRVLRKMKYDTKTEA is encoded by the coding sequence ATGATTAACAAGCGTCTTTTAGTTAAAAACCTACTCTCTCATAATGATGAAAACAGCTTTTATGACAAAAAACGCCAATTAAACTTGCACACACGCGAGGGGAAAGCAAAATTTTTAAAACACATTTGCGCTTTATCCAATTCTAATCCGGCCAACAATTCGTATATTGTTGTGGGCGTTGAGGATCAAGACAATGAGATTGTGGGCGATGACTTTTTTGATGACAGCCGCATTCAAAACCTAGTTAACGCTTACTTAGAGAATCCTCCTAAAATTCAATACGAAAATGTTCCTTTTCCAAACCTACCCAAAGATAAAGTGGTAGGTCTGGTAACCATCAAACCCAAAAACAAAACTTCTTTTTTTAAAAAAGGAATCCATACCATTGCTGCAAATAGTGTTTTTGTAAGACGCGGAAGCAACACCACGCCAACCGAAGAACATGTTGAAAAAAACTACCAAAACATTGCAACCGTGGCAGATATTGAAAACAACGCACGCAACAATATAAAACACACCCTAGATGGTGTTTTTGATTTTATACAGTACAAACACAAAGACATGACACCAAAATACCATGTTTTTAAAGAGCTGTTTATAATATGTTGGGCAGGAATTCCCAAAAGAGTACGCCAAAAAACCTATTTATCCAGAGTAGATATTGAATTAATCAATGAACAAGTAAAGCTCTTTTATTCTGCTCAAGATGTAGTTACCATAGCCTATGATGAGCATTCGTTCACCATTACCGAATATGTTCCCTTGGGTTTGAATGACAAAACGAGTTACTATCCTTTAGAAAAAAAAATTCTCTTTTTTTATGAAAATGGGTATTATAAGATAGAGAGTCAAATGCTGTTTCAGCCTCCAGAATTCAACAAAAAGATGCTGTTGCATATTTACAATATAAATCTAGGCTTACTGCTCAAATTAGAAAAACAAACCCCATTAACCGAACGAGAATACATCGATTTAGAAAACCTACCCTCTACATTCATGATTTGTTACCTCAACGGTTTTCAAGACGCAAAAGAAAGATTGATCCTTGCCAAACCGCTTTTAAAACCCTACAAAAACATTTATTTAGCATTCAAAGAAGCCTTACGCGTTTTACGAAAAATGAAATACGACACCAAAACAGAAGCCTAA
- a CDS encoding SDR family NAD(P)-dependent oxidoreductase translates to MTKTAFITGATSGIGQATAKILARNNYKIILCGRRKDRLEALQEELAAHTQVHHLVFDVRDKKAVFEAIASLPEAFATIDVLINNAGNAHGLDPIQDGSIEDWDAMIDINIKGLLYVSKAIIPQMKTRQSGHIINIGSTAAKEVYPNGNVYCATKHAVDALNQGMRMDLNLYGIKVGAIHPGMVATEFSQVRFKGDTTRAANVYKGFSPLQADDIADIIHFVLSRPYHVNIADLVVMSTAQASSTIVKRD, encoded by the coding sequence ATGACCAAAACAGCCTTTATCACTGGAGCCACGAGCGGAATAGGCCAAGCTACAGCTAAAATCCTAGCGCGCAACAACTATAAAATTATCCTTTGCGGAAGAAGAAAAGACCGCTTAGAGGCCTTACAAGAAGAATTAGCAGCACACACCCAAGTACACCATTTGGTGTTTGATGTTCGGGACAAAAAAGCAGTCTTTGAAGCCATTGCCTCTTTGCCCGAAGCCTTTGCTACTATAGATGTATTAATTAATAATGCCGGAAATGCCCATGGCCTAGACCCCATTCAAGACGGCAGTATCGAAGATTGGGATGCCATGATTGACATTAATATCAAAGGCTTGCTATATGTTTCTAAAGCAATTATTCCGCAAATGAAGACGCGACAATCTGGCCATATTATCAATATTGGTTCTACTGCCGCAAAAGAAGTTTACCCCAACGGAAATGTTTATTGCGCTACAAAACACGCCGTAGATGCACTGAACCAAGGCATGCGGATGGACTTAAATTTGTATGGGATCAAAGTAGGCGCCATTCATCCAGGGATGGTGGCTACAGAGTTTAGCCAAGTCCGCTTTAAAGGCGATACCACCAGAGCCGCTAATGTGTACAAAGGCTTTAGCCCACTGCAAGCCGACGATATTGCAGATATAATCCATTTTGTGCTCTCCAGACCCTATCACGTCAATATTGCAGATCTGGTAGTAATGAGCACTGCACAAGCCTCTTCTACAATTGTAAAAAGAGATTAA
- a CDS encoding aldo/keto reductase, with amino-acid sequence MNTTTLSPIIAGTMNWGIWDKNLNQKEMENILHVCFENKITTFDHAPIYGSYTTEAAFGNAFASSAIAREKIQLISKCGIEIVAQNRPTTIKHYDYSKAHIIRSVEQSLSNLKTDYLDVLLLHRPSPLMQADTIAEAVEQLKSEGKIHAFGLSNFTNSQTELIRQKTAVSYNQVPFSATNFEPMIDGSFDYMQNNQIRPISGNPLGSVFRQDIPQTRRLKNLLATLVSKYHLGSDTLLLAWVLQHPAKVIPIAGTVNIARIQSLHKAVALTLDPEDWFAIWSESMGHEVP; translated from the coding sequence ATGAATACAACCACGTTATCGCCCATCATTGCAGGAACAATGAATTGGGGTATTTGGGATAAAAACCTCAATCAAAAAGAGATGGAAAACATCCTCCATGTTTGTTTTGAAAATAAAATCACCACCTTTGACCATGCGCCAATTTATGGCTCGTATACTACCGAAGCTGCTTTTGGAAACGCTTTTGCATCTAGCGCCATTGCTAGAGAAAAAATCCAACTAATCTCTAAATGTGGTATTGAAATAGTTGCCCAAAACAGGCCCACTACCATCAAGCATTATGATTACTCTAAAGCACACATAATTAGATCTGTGGAGCAATCTTTGAGCAATCTAAAAACAGACTATTTAGATGTTTTGCTGCTCCACAGACCAAGCCCTTTGATGCAGGCAGATACTATTGCCGAAGCAGTAGAACAACTAAAATCCGAAGGGAAAATCCATGCCTTTGGATTGTCTAACTTCACCAACTCTCAAACCGAATTGATCCGCCAAAAAACAGCCGTAAGCTACAACCAAGTACCTTTTTCGGCCACTAATTTTGAGCCCATGATCGACGGCAGCTTTGATTACATGCAGAACAACCAAATACGACCAATCTCTGGAAACCCTTTGGGATCCGTGTTCCGACAAGACATACCACAAACACGTCGATTAAAAAATCTATTGGCAACGCTGGTGTCAAAATACCATTTGGGTTCTGACACCCTTTTATTGGCTTGGGTTTTGCAACATCCCGCTAAGGTAATTCCTATTGCTGGCACAGTAAATATTGCTCGCATACAGTCGTTGCACAAAGCCGTAGCACTCACCCTTGATCCAGAAGATTGGTTTGCAATATGGAGCGAAAGCATGGGGCACGAAGTTCCTTAA
- a CDS encoding AAA family ATPase: MEQNTATLDIRAINEKIERESAFIDLLSMEMNKVIVGQKHMVERLLIGLLGQGHILLEGVPGLAKTLAINTLSQAIYGSFSRIQFTPDLLPADVVGTMIYNIKQNEFSIKKGPIFANFVLADEINRAPAKVQSALLEAMQEKQVTIGDTTFKLERPFLVLATQNPVEQEGTYQLPEAQVDRFMLKTVIDYPKMDEERLVIRQNLKGSYQKVNQVVSVEQILRAQEAVREVYMDEKIEKYILDIIFATRYPEKYKLADLKPLISFGASPRGSINLAVAAKCYAFIKRRGYVIPEDVRAVVHDVLRHRIGITYEAEAENITSVDIINKIVNEVEVP; encoded by the coding sequence ATGGAACAAAATACAGCAACTTTAGACATTAGAGCAATCAATGAAAAAATAGAAAGAGAAAGTGCATTTATTGATTTACTTTCCATGGAAATGAATAAAGTGATTGTAGGTCAAAAGCACATGGTAGAACGATTGCTTATTGGGCTTTTAGGCCAAGGGCATATTTTGTTAGAAGGGGTTCCTGGCTTGGCAAAAACCTTAGCGATCAATACCCTCTCTCAGGCAATTTACGGCTCTTTTAGTCGGATCCAGTTTACGCCAGATTTGTTGCCTGCAGATGTGGTTGGAACCATGATTTACAACATAAAACAAAATGAGTTTTCTATTAAAAAAGGGCCTATTTTTGCTAATTTTGTTCTTGCAGACGAGATTAACCGTGCGCCAGCAAAAGTGCAATCGGCATTATTGGAGGCCATGCAAGAAAAACAAGTAACCATTGGAGATACTACTTTTAAACTAGAAAGACCCTTCTTGGTGCTTGCCACCCAGAACCCAGTGGAGCAAGAAGGAACCTACCAGTTGCCAGAGGCACAAGTAGACCGTTTTATGCTAAAGACCGTTATTGATTATCCAAAAATGGACGAAGAGCGTTTGGTGATTCGTCAAAATTTAAAAGGAAGTTATCAAAAAGTAAACCAAGTAGTTTCGGTAGAACAGATCTTGCGAGCACAAGAAGCCGTTCGCGAAGTGTATATGGATGAGAAAATAGAAAAATACATCTTGGATATTATCTTTGCAACACGGTATCCAGAGAAATACAAATTAGCAGACTTAAAACCCTTGATTAGTTTTGGAGCTTCGCCTCGTGGAAGTATTAATCTTGCAGTTGCTGCAAAATGTTATGCCTTTATCAAACGCAGGGGATATGTAATTCCAGAAGATGTACGTGCAGTAGTACACGATGTATTGCGTCACAGAATAGGGATTACCTATGAGGCTGAGGCCGAAAACATTACTTCGGTAGATATTATCAACAAAATTGTAAACGAAGTAGAGGTGCCCTAA
- a CDS encoding DUF58 domain-containing protein, with translation MDTKELLKKVRKIEIKTRRLSNHIFSGEYHTSFKGRGMTFSEVRQYQYGDDIRAIDWNVTARYNEAHVKVFEEERELTMMLMVDISGSENFGTQNQFKKDIVTEIAATMAFSATQNNDKIGLILFSDQIELYIPPKKGRSHVLRIIRELLELEPKSRKTDLTQALKFLSSTQKKKAIVFLISDFMCQGYDHSLNIAAKKHDITGIRVYDIREESIPNIGMVSMLDAETGKIALIDTASKTVRFNYEKQYNQKLNYFKDSFSKSGSGVVHTRVDQSYVTKLLSYFKSR, from the coding sequence ATGGACACAAAAGAACTTTTAAAAAAAGTACGCAAAATAGAAATCAAAACCCGAAGATTGAGCAATCATATCTTCTCAGGAGAATACCATACGTCTTTTAAAGGACGAGGAATGACCTTTAGTGAAGTACGACAATACCAATACGGGGATGATATCCGTGCCATAGACTGGAATGTTACGGCACGCTATAATGAGGCGCATGTAAAAGTTTTTGAAGAAGAACGAGAATTAACCATGATGTTGATGGTAGATATTTCGGGCTCAGAGAATTTTGGCACCCAGAACCAATTCAAAAAAGACATAGTAACAGAAATTGCTGCAACCATGGCTTTTTCGGCTACCCAGAATAACGATAAAATAGGATTGATTTTGTTTTCGGACCAGATTGAGTTGTATATTCCGCCCAAAAAAGGACGCTCCCATGTTTTACGAATCATTAGAGAGCTGCTAGAATTGGAACCCAAAAGCCGTAAAACAGACCTAACCCAAGCCTTAAAATTTTTATCCAGCACCCAAAAGAAAAAAGCCATTGTATTCCTGATTTCGGATTTTATGTGTCAAGGTTACGATCACAGCCTAAATATTGCAGCCAAAAAACACGACATTACCGGCATTCGAGTTTATGATATCCGAGAAGAAAGCATCCCCAATATCGGAATGGTTTCGATGCTAGATGCAGAGACAGGCAAAATAGCCTTAATAGATACCGCATCAAAAACGGTGCGGTTTAATTACGAAAAACAGTATAACCAAAAACTAAACTATTTTAAAGATAGCTTTAGTAAATCTGGGTCTGGAGTAGTCCACACTAGAGTTGACCAGAGTTATGTGACTAAATTATTAAGCTATTTCAAATCACGATAA